From Paraglaciecola sp. L1A13:
ATAAGTGTTGATCTAATTGTTGATAACGATAATTACAGCGATGTGGGTAACGTAATATTCGGTGAGTGGAGCACGGGTACGGGGATCTCAAATACCCAGTATAATGGTTTAAATGGCTTACGACTTTCTGCTGGTGGCTCATGGGGTGCAGTGTTGGCCTTACAAGGTGATATCTCAGATGGTAATAGTATTGATAACTATGATACGGATTTCTCGACCTACACAAACCTTCGTTTTAAGGCGGCGTCGCAGGGTGCTTTTGAGCGGTACGCCGTGTCTATAGTCTCTGCTATTGACGGCAAAGAGTCTGCTCAGGAAGTCGGGTTCGCGCTAACGAACCAAGCTGATTGGAATGACATTGACATTGACCTTGGTATGTACGGAGTCGATTTATCCAATGTTAGCCAAATTGCACTCTTTGGCGTGTATGACGGCGGCTCGGCTAGCCAAAGCTTATACATTACAGATTTGGTTATGTATGACTCAGGCAAAGTAGCCTTGGCTGATAAAGACAGCTCAGATGACAAGTTTGTATTCTTTTCATCAAGCGGTGAAGACAGCGATATGCTGTTTGACGGTGATGACTATGCGCACAATGGCAATATGACTATTGGTGAATGGTCAACCGGCACAAGCTTTAACTCTGATGTGATGTACAACGGACTAAGTGCATTTGAGTTAGTGCGCGGCTCAGGTAGTTGGGGGGCGGTACTGGCCTTAGCGGGTGATATATATGGTGATGTGCAGCAATACAGCATCGATGTTGCCGCTTATCAAACCCTCAACTTTAAAATCGCCGCTGCTGGTGGGTTCTCAGAATACACGTTAGATTTTGTTGTTGATGGCTCAGAGCACAAAGTACCACTTTCAGTAAACAGTAATTGGAATGAGGTGACCATCAATTTAGCGGATATACCGCTAAACCTATCGAAGCTTACCCAAATTGCCATTTTTGGTGTGGGAGGCGGGCAAGGAAACCGTATATACATCACAGATATGCATCTGAGTAAGTAGTCCAAGTACCCCGTTTATTGGCTAAATGTGCTTAGCTGATAAATCGGGTGACACATTGCAAAACGCAAAGTGAATTAAAAACCTAAACCATGACAATGGTTTAGGTTTTTTTTTGGTGCAAGTTTTGATTCCTTGGTGCATAAGTCGCATTGCTTGTATTTTATGCATGGTGTAAAGCCTTTAATTTAACGGCTTGTTTTTTATGAGAATAGTGGCGTCTTTTTTGCTACATTCCCGCCCCCTCTATAAATTGTTATTGGTATTGAGATGTTCCAACGTTTTGCCCGCGTATCAAACGCGTCACTTGCAGTTATTTTTGCTATTTTTTGTTCTTCCGTATCAGCCGAAAAGGTCATTTACGATACCGATATGGGTATTGATGATTGGTCGGCTATGTTAGTGGTGGCAAATCACCCAGAAATTGAATTGCTTGGCGTGACGTCTAATGGCGTTGGGGAAGGCGATTGTGCTGAAAATATGGTGAATATTCCGGGACTGCTTGCGCTGTCAAACTCACCTGACGTGCCTTTTGCTTGCGGCGATCATTACCCGATTGATGGTTATTTTGCCTTTCCCGCTCCTTGGCGTCAGCAGGCTGATACGCTCTCGGGTGTACCTGTACCAAAAACAAATCGCCAACCAACTGACATGGACTCGGTAGAGCTTATTCATCACCTGCTTAGCCAACAAAATGAGCAAGTGGTATTACTCAGTGCGGGCAGCTTAACCAATATTGCCCAGTGGTTGCATAAATACCCAGAAGATATGTCTAAAGTATCGCGCCTTGTGATGATGGGCGGCGGCTTTGATGCGCCTGGTAATATTATCGTGCCAGGCTTTACAGGGGACCACCCTAACAAAAAGGCAGAATGGAATATTTACGTGGATGCAGTGGCCGCAGAGCAGGTTTTTGCCTCTAATTTGGCCGTTGAAGTTGTCGGATTAGATTTAACCAACCAAGTGAAAGTGACCCCCGAATACGCCAAACGTTTTAAAAGTGAAGTCAGAACACCAGCCGCTAAGTTCTGGGATAAAGTGCTAGATGACAATGACTGGTTTATCGAGTCAGAAGAATACTACTTCTGGGACGTACTAGCAGCGCTTGTGGTAGTTGAGCCAGAGCTATGTCAAGGAGAGTTGCAATCAGTCTGGGTGGAATTTAGTGAAGTAAAATCAGGAGGTAAATGGACAGACACCAGCATGCCCAAAATCACGGAAGCAGGCAAGACGCGCTCTCATTACGACCCTGCTACTTTCGGGATAACGCACATTGGCGGAAATAATCCAGCGGTTAAAATATGTCGCCACACTGAGCCCCAACGTGCATTCGATGCGTTAATTGAAATACTCAATGTTGAACGTCAATCAGGTATTCAGCCAATCTAAATTGTTTGGGGCATGCTGAGTAACCAAAACCATGCCCCCAATAAACCTAAGTAAAGTCAGGAATATCTTTGGCTAACTTTTCTGCTAGCGGCAATGAGATAGACACTGAACTTAAGGTGTTTTGATGAGAGAGATCTAATGACTGATTCGGTGTCTTTTTTTTAAAAAAGCCTTTATCTCGCAGCTTAAATACCCGAGTAACGGTGGGCAGTAAGCTGTTTTCAGCAAGCCATAGTAAGCCTGCGGTAACAGGCCCACCGGCCACCAAACCTAAGCCCAAAAAGCCAATACTCAATGCAACTTTTTTAATGCCGCCGTCTTGCTCGTCATTTTCAAAATGTGCAGACAGGGCTTTAGAGTATTTTAATGAAACCTCTTCTACTAGCTTTGCGTTTACTTGGCCAGCGAAGAACTGTTCCATCACATCCTGATACTCTTTTTGTACGCCCGCTACGTCGCTAAAAGGGTCGACTAACTCTTTCCATAGTTGAGGGCGATCGAAGCTTAGTTTTTGCGGAATTTGAATTGACGGGATATCAATTAGTTCTGATTCAGTGGGTTGCCCTAGTTGAATTAAATCGGCGAACGCACGGCTATAGCGAGTCTCAACTAAGATTTTACGCTGGCTAAATTGTGCGCTCAGACAGACCGCAAAGTTATAGTGATACGCTTCACTGGCGAGTCCCATTAGCTCGTTTATTTTTTCCTTAGCATTAGGCGTATCGCCTAACACTTTTATACAGGCTTGCTCCCAGCGAGTCCGCGTTGCTTCTTTGTCAGACTTATTTTTCAATGTATATAAATCAAATACGCGTTGAAAGTCATCATTAGTAACTGCAGTCATACCTAGGTTTTCAACGTGTAAATGCCGACTGCGACACAGCATATTATCAAACCCATGACTAATATGTTTTTTCGGCCAAGGAATGAAGTTTTCGATGCGCTGTAACCCCGGCTCCCACTGCTTTAGCATTGTTCGAAGCGCAGGCCAGTCGGCACTCTTTTGTAATGTTTGAAAGCTTTCGACACCCTGGGCAGACATTTTCTCTGCCACGTCTAACAGCGAACCGCTGCGTGACATGATTTGTACAAAGTTTGCTTCTACTAGTGCTTTTAGCGGAGACGAGGTCGGGTTGAGTAATGCGTGGCGTGCAAACGGATGATTTAACAGATATCCGTCATTGATAATAATTTTTTCGCCCAATAAAGCCTTGCGGATCAACATCTGATTGAATTGCTGTTGGCCCATCTCAATGTTCCATGGGTAGCGTTGCACCACATCGTCTAAGGTGCCCAAATAAGTTAGCGCTTGCTGCACAATGAAATCACTCGCCTAAAACTAAAATAGAATAACAGTGTAACCTTATTACCTGCTGATTTTTATAGCTTAATTTAAGTTTTCACGAAATGTAAAGTAGACAGAATAGCTGCTAATCAGAGTAGTAGGTGACGGCTCCATCACCCAATCAAGCAAATCCATCAACTGCAGAGTTTGTGAAGGCGTGATCCCTGGAAAGTTGCACAGGACTATATCTAAAATATCGGTAGCCTTAAGCTTCAACCTTTGGCCGGTGTCACTCAATTTCAGCAAGCGCTTTCGCTTATCTTTTTCTTCTTGGATGATGCTAAGCAGGCTTTCAGCCTTGAGATATGAGGCAAACATGGGCAGTAGCATTACATTATTTTAATAACGTGTACTACTTGTCTCGGTGGTCTCTTTTATCGTTATATTTCATTTTAGATACGAACCACAATCGACCAGTTTAAATAAACCGGCATTAAAAACCAAAGTAATCGTGCAACTATTAATTTATGTACAAACCACGATTGGTAACAACAACCATCAGGAAAATATTTTATTAAAAGTATCGAGGTCTGTATCCGCAAGTGGCGCATTATCTAATCGTTCGTTCAAATACTCCTTGAGCATTTTTAGGTTAGTGATGTCTTTAACTATTGCTTGGCAGTTATCAGCAATTTCTTGTCGCTCAGTAATCAATGATTCGATGTTTTTTGCAGTGGCTTTTTTACTTCGCCCAGATAATTGTTGCCATACCATGCCCTCTGGGGTGTTTGCTGATGACAGTTGATGATTTTCACGCTCCAATAAATGTATGCGCTGGCGCAGTAACTTTTCTATTGCTTGCATCGTAGCGTCATCAAAAATCAAGTCGGTGTCGTCATAATGCTGTTGATACATTAATAATAAGGTAAAGGCATCGTTGGTTTTTCGAGCTTCTGACAGTTGCTGCATCAGTTTATGTTTATGGGTTTTTTTTGCGTCATCCATTTCTTTATCAGGGTGAAACTTGGCCGCTAAACGTTTATAAATTTTGTTCAACTCGCTGCGTTTAAACAATTTGTCTAACGCGAGTCGTTCACTTTTTCGTTGGCCATTCTGATCAACCTGATCATATTGCTCGTCTTGCCATTCATTGTGATCACCGTCGCGCTGCTTAGCGTCCTGCTCTTCTTGTGATTTTTTATGCATACGGTCTATGTATTGCTGTAATTCGTCCGGATCCCTGGCAACGTTACTGAGCTCTTCGGCGTTTAGATTTAGTTCGTCACCAAACAAATCTTCTAACATCATGGCTAATTGTTGTAGATTCTCTGCACTTTCTTCAAAAGGATTTCTTTCAGCCAAAATTAATAATTGTTGTTGCAGCGCATCACGCAAACTATCTATTTCAATATTCTGGGCAAAGGGATTCGATTCAATGAAATACAGTTCTTGATTGATCCAATCCAATAACTCCTCACGGTGTGCTTCACTCAAAGATTTACGTGAAACAAAAGGTATTAACGTGGTGATTAGGGTTTGCACTTGAATGCACATTTCTTGTTCGTGAGGCAGCACATTAGACTGAAAACTTTGATACAGCTGCGTTATTTTCTTCTTCTTTGTATCGTTTTTTTTATGGTTCTTTTCGATTTTCTGCCAAAGATTTTTAATTGAAGCAACAATAGACGAGTCGTTAAAGTTGTCTGTTTGTTTGGTTGTTATTAAATGTATGGCCAAAATGCTCCCACCTTCTTAAGGGTAAATAGACGTGATAGTAGTACGAATGAAAAATGGCTATGGAAGCATAGCCACGTCTTCGAAATGGCATTAACGAATGGTTTGATAGACTGATTTTATCATCTGCGGCTTTTGCTTGGAAGCTAACCCATAAATACCAATTTAGTATGGCGCTTCTGGTCATTTGGCACACTATTTAGCTCATTTACAATAACTCTTTTTGGGTGATTTTGTACGGCATATATTAAGCGCATTGATTGTTTATCAACAGCCAGAACGATTTGCTTTTGACTGGGCTTTAAACGAATAATGCTGCATATTCCCCCAAAATGCTGGATATTTGTGATCATAAAGCATCAAGAAAAAATTGCCTCACCAGAGGTTATTCAACGCCAATACGAGGCTTTAGGATACATATGCAGCCATTCGGTTGCCACTGCAATTTACCTCGCTTGTCACTTGCAAAAACCTATTTTAATTGAAGGGCCACCCGGTGTAGGAAAAACCGAATTGGCAAAAATAACGGCTACTTATCTAAATGCTCCGCTGATCCGTATGCAATGCTATGAGGGCCTTGATGAGTCAAAAGCACTTTATGAGTGGAAGTACGGCAAACAACTGCTTTACACCCAAGTACTTAAAGAGCAACTGGGAGATGTACTCAGAGGCGCTCGCGGTTTAGACGAATCTATTGCTCGGTTGCATGATTTTGGCGATATCTTTTATTCGCAGGATTTTTTGGAGCCTAGGCCCTTATTGCAAGCTTTGCAAAGTGACGACGGCGCTGTGTTATTAATTGATGAAATAGACAAGGCTGATCAAGAATTTGAGGCCTTCCTACTAGAATTATTATCGGATTATCAAGTGTCTATTCCAGAAATTGGTACGGTAAAAGCAAAATCGACACCCATAGTGATGCTTACCAGTAACAATACTCGAGAGCTCGGTGATGCCTTGAAGCGACGTTGTTTGCATCTGTATATTCCTTTTCCTGATGCGGCTTTAGAAAGCCGTATTTTGGCAACGCAAGTGCAAGGGCTAGAGACACAGCTAAGAGAACAGATCGTGGCATTGATAGGCGAACTGAGAAATATGCCTTTGAAAAAATCCCCTGCAGTCAGTGAAACCATTGATTGGGCAAGGGCACTGCTTTTACTCAATGTTGAAACACTTGATCCCCATTGGGTAAAAGAAACCTTGAATTTATTATTGAAGTTTCAGGATGATATTGAATTGGTCGAGCCTGAAATTGCAGCTTTGTTGAAGCGGGTATCTTAGGTGCGTTTTGTTGCCGACTTTATTGGGGCATTGCGTGAAGCGGGATTGCCCGTGTCACCAGCAGAGTCTTTGGATGCGCTCAACGCTATCAAGTTGTTAGGCCTCGAAAACCGTAAAACGACCAAAACAGTTTTGGCTTTAACATTGGTTAAACGCCAGACAGATCAAGTTATTTATGACCAATTGTTTGATCTGTATTTCACTGGTGTTGAACAAGTTAAGCAAACGGATAGCGACCAGCTTGTGCCTGAAGAGCAAAAAACAACAAGCGAGGCGGGCTTAGGCGAAAATGAGCAAGAAAGTAGCGCTGACGAGTACGCGGCTAGCTCAGCGTTGGGCCAGTCACTTAGTCAAAAGCAAGATATGCGCCTGGCAATTACCCAGGCTGCAATGGCAGAGAATTTGTCATCTATCGTTTTCTTTACCCAAAAAAATCACTTTGCCTACAAAATAATGCAACGCATGGGTGACGAAGCCCTAAGTGCTGAAATTCACGCAGAAACCCAGAATCCTGAGCAGAAAAAAAGTCAGAACGAATTGATAGAATTTCGAGCGCGTTTGCTTGAGCAAGTGAAAGACTATGTGGAACAGCAATACCTGATTTTTGCACGACACAAGGGCGCTAAGTTCCGTGAAGAACACTTACAGCAGGCAAAATTAAGTCAAATTGAGCATGTTGATTACGCGTTAATGCAACGCTTGGTGCAACGATCTGCCCGTAAATTAGCAGCTCAGCATAGCCGGCGACGATTAACACGTAAGCGAGGCTTGTTAGATGTGCGTAAAACTATTGCTGCTAATGCGGCTTTTGACGGGGCTCTATTTCACACTCGTTGGAAGGCAACACGCATAGAACGACCTAAAATTGTCGCAATCTGTGATGTCAGCGGTTCGGTAAGCCGTGTTGCGCGTTTTCTTTTATTGTTTCTTTACTCGCTACAGGACGTCATGCCGAAAGTCCGCTCTTTTGTATTTGCTTCTGAGATGATCGAAGTAACACAGCTATTGGAGCAAGAGAATATTGAGTTAGCGCTGGAAGAAATAATGCAGCGCTGGGGCGGCTTATCAACGGACTATGGCAAGGCTCTGGCAGATTTTCAGACACAAGTTTTGGCAAGTATCGATAAAAAAACGACGGTTATCCTGCTAGGTGATGCGCGCAATAACCAAGGCGATGGTCGAACAGACATTTGGCAAAAGGTTTTTCGTCAAAGTAAGCGGGTATTATGGCTTAACCCCGAACAACGCAATAGTTGGGATTCTGGCGATTCAATTATGTCGCAGTATTCACCATGGTGCTCCAGTGTTGAACCTTGTCGTAATCTAAAAGATATTGAAGGCATTTTTAATCGGCTTTTGAAATATTCCTAGTACCCGCCGGACGAAGCCGAGAACGAAATTCTCGTGGTGTCACAGCCGTTAGCGACTTAAATACCTTTGAGAACGAACTAATATCCCGATAACCCACTCCCATGCCAATGGTTTTAATGCTGTCTTGCGTATTGCCCAAGCGGTGTTTAGCCGCCTCGACTCGAAGACGCTGCAGATAACGAGAGGGCAACTCTCCCGTCGCTTTTTGAAATCGACGGATAAAGGTGCGTTTGCTCATACCAATTTTTTTGGCGAGATGCTGCAGCTCTACACTTTGAGTGAAATACTCATCTAGCCAGTCCTGAGCCCGGTGAATACCCACATCTCTGTGTTGCCGAAAACCAGCGATATTAATTAGGTTTAAATCGTAGGTTCGTCTGCTATCAAAACTGATATCTCTGGCTAAGCTGGCTGCTATTGATGGACCGCAAAATTTTTCCAGTAGATGCATACTTAAATCCATTGATGCATTTTGGCCATTTGAACTGTAGATGCCAGCATGTTCGACACTCGCTTGGTTGGCTTGCCATTGAACTTCGGGATAACGTTGCTCGAATTCTCTCAAATGACGCCAGTAAGTGGTTGCTCGCCCCCCATTCAACAAGCCTGCCTCAGCCGCCCAAAAGATTCCACTATTGATCCCAGCGATACGTGCCCCGTTTGCGTGCTGCTCAGCCAACCAAGGCGGAATACCAGGATATTGCTTGGTGAGCTGTTCGAAATCCCCCCAGTAATGCGCCAGCATAATGAGATCGTATGCATCTTCTCCGATGATTACATCGCCATGGATCGACTGGCCACCATAGAGCTGAACCGGATTGCTGTCTGCACTTAGCAAGTCACAGTGAAACTGCCTATCTTTTGGTTGGCGTAAATTAGCGCTGTGAAATAACTCCAGTGAGCCATATACAGTAGATGCCCAAGCTCCATTGAAAATTAGTAAGGCCACTCGCCATTTTGCTCTAGGCATACAATTTACTCCGCGTACGCTATTTGGCACATATGCCTTATTATGTGGCATTTTACCCTAAGTACAAGGAGAAAGAAGGGGCGTAGAGTAGTGGCTTACTTGGGGAATATACCCGAGATGAACAATTGAAAGAGGAGACATTAAGTGGATATTACCTTTTCGGCTGAGGAATTGGCCTTTCGTGACCAAGTGCGCACATTTTTGTCTGAGAATTGGACGCAAGATTTAGCCACCAGAATTCGTGGTGAAGACCAAGAGTTTAAGGCTGCCCAAATTGAATGGCAGAACAAACTGAATGACAAAGGCTGGTTGGCTCCAGGCTGGCCCGTTGAGCACGGTGGTGTTGACTGGTCGGTAACAGAAAACTTCATATTTGAAACAGAGCGTTCATTAGCTGGCGCCCCAGACGTGGTGCCATTCGGTCTGAAAATGGTTGCGCCGGTTATCTATGGCTTTGGTAGTGAAGAACAGAAAAAGCGCTTTTTACCACGCATTCTTAAAAGCGAAGATTGGTGGTGCCAGGGTTATTCAGAACCCGGTGCAGGCTCAGATCTTGCGGCATTGAAAACCAAGGCTGAATTGGATGGTGATGACTATATTGTCAATGGTGCTAAGGTTTGGACTACATATGCCCAGTATGCCGATTGGATTTTCTGTTTGGTACGTACCGATTCTTCTGGTAAGCGACAAGATGGCATTAGTTTCTTATTAATTGATATGAAAAGCCCGGGCATTACGGTTAATAAAATTTCTTCTATCGATGATCATCATAGCCTTAACGAAGTGGTGTTCGACAATGTCCGTGTACCCGTTGCTAACCGCATTGGCGAACAAGACAAAGGTTGGACTTACGCAAAGGCTCTATTGGCTCACGAACGTACTTCTATCGCAGCAGTGGCTGACTCAAAACGCCGGTTACGTGACTTGCGCAAGCTACTCAGTGAAGAAATCACTGGTGGACGCCCACTTATTGAAGATACTCAATTCCAGAATCGTTTATCGAACACTGAAATTGAATTGATGGCATTAGAGTATACCGAATTGCGCGTATTGGCATCTACGGCTGACGGCAAAGGGCCAGGTGTTGAATCATCTTTACTAAAAGTTAAAGGCACTGAAATTCAACAAGCAATCCAGCAAATGTATATGGATTTGGCGGGTTACTACAGCGGAATTATTCACGGTGAAGAAACGGCTGAAAGCATCGGTCACGCCTTTGGTCATGACGCAAGAAAAGCATACATGTACGGACGAGCAGCCACTATTTACGGTGGGTCGAACGAAGTACAGAAAAACATTACCGCTAAATACGTACTGGGTCTTTAATCATGAATTTTAATTTATCTGAAGAACAAAACATGCTCAAAGACAGCGTTGCGCGCTTTGTGCAAGACGAATATGACTTTGAAAGTCGTCGCAGCAATGCTGCTCACGAACTAGGTTTTAACCCTGAAAATTGGCAAACTTTTGCTGAGCTTGGCTGGCTTTCTATTCCCTTCGACGAAGCCCATGGTGGTTTTGGCGGTGGTGCGACCGACGTTATGGCCGTAATGGAAGAGATGGGCAAAGGCTTAGTGGTTGAGCCCTTTATAGCAACCGTATTAACCTTCGGTGGCTTGCTTAATAAAAGTGGCAATACAGCATTAAAAGATACCTATATCGAAAAAATTATTGACGGTTCACTACAGGGCGCATTTGGCTACTTGGAACGTCAGAGTCGTTTTGAGTTGGCTGATGTGAAAACTCAAGCCAAACGCGACGGTGATGATTTTGTACTCAATGGCGAAAAAACCGTTGTGTTTAATGGTGCCGCTGCTGACAAAGTGGTGGTTTCAGCGAGAACTTCGGGCGAACAATGCGACGAAGAGGGCATTACGCTGTTCTTAATTGATACTGACGCTGCTGGTGTAGAACGTACGTCTTATCGTTTAATGGACGGCCAATTGGTTGCCAATATTAAACTCACCGATGTACGCGTGGCGAGCGACCATGTGCTAGGTGACGTCGATAAAGCTTACCCCATTATTGAAGCTGTGGTTGGCGAGGTTATTATTGCCTTATGTGCTGAAGCGATGGGCATCATGCAAAAATTAAATACCACCACAATTGAATACACCAAAACCCGTCAGCAATTCGGCGTGGCGATCAGTAGCTTTCAAGCGTTGCAACATCGTATGGTCGATATGTTTATGGCGGGCGAACAAGCCAAGTCAATATTGTATCGCGCGGTATGTGCA
This genomic window contains:
- a CDS encoding nucleoside hydrolase encodes the protein MFQRFARVSNASLAVIFAIFCSSVSAEKVIYDTDMGIDDWSAMLVVANHPEIELLGVTSNGVGEGDCAENMVNIPGLLALSNSPDVPFACGDHYPIDGYFAFPAPWRQQADTLSGVPVPKTNRQPTDMDSVELIHHLLSQQNEQVVLLSAGSLTNIAQWLHKYPEDMSKVSRLVMMGGGFDAPGNIIVPGFTGDHPNKKAEWNIYVDAVAAEQVFASNLAVEVVGLDLTNQVKVTPEYAKRFKSEVRTPAAKFWDKVLDDNDWFIESEEYYFWDVLAALVVVEPELCQGELQSVWVEFSEVKSGGKWTDTSMPKITEAGKTRSHYDPATFGITHIGGNNPAVKICRHTEPQRAFDALIEILNVERQSGIQPI
- a CDS encoding J domain-containing protein, coding for MAIHLITTKQTDNFNDSSIVASIKNLWQKIEKNHKKNDTKKKKITQLYQSFQSNVLPHEQEMCIQVQTLITTLIPFVSRKSLSEAHREELLDWINQELYFIESNPFAQNIEIDSLRDALQQQLLILAERNPFEESAENLQQLAMMLEDLFGDELNLNAEELSNVARDPDELQQYIDRMHKKSQEEQDAKQRDGDHNEWQDEQYDQVDQNGQRKSERLALDKLFKRSELNKIYKRLAAKFHPDKEMDDAKKTHKHKLMQQLSEARKTNDAFTLLLMYQQHYDDTDLIFDDATMQAIEKLLRQRIHLLERENHQLSSANTPEGMVWQQLSGRSKKATAKNIESLITERQEIADNCQAIVKDITNLKMLKEYLNERLDNAPLADTDLDTFNKIFS
- a CDS encoding MoxR family ATPase; translation: MIIKHQEKIASPEVIQRQYEALGYICSHSVATAIYLACHLQKPILIEGPPGVGKTELAKITATYLNAPLIRMQCYEGLDESKALYEWKYGKQLLYTQVLKEQLGDVLRGARGLDESIARLHDFGDIFYSQDFLEPRPLLQALQSDDGAVLLIDEIDKADQEFEAFLLELLSDYQVSIPEIGTVKAKSTPIVMLTSNNTRELGDALKRRCLHLYIPFPDAALESRILATQVQGLETQLREQIVALIGELRNMPLKKSPAVSETIDWARALLLLNVETLDPHWVKETLNLLLKFQDDIELVEPEIAALLKRVS
- a CDS encoding VWA domain-containing protein encodes the protein MRFVADFIGALREAGLPVSPAESLDALNAIKLLGLENRKTTKTVLALTLVKRQTDQVIYDQLFDLYFTGVEQVKQTDSDQLVPEEQKTTSEAGLGENEQESSADEYAASSALGQSLSQKQDMRLAITQAAMAENLSSIVFFTQKNHFAYKIMQRMGDEALSAEIHAETQNPEQKKSQNELIEFRARLLEQVKDYVEQQYLIFARHKGAKFREEHLQQAKLSQIEHVDYALMQRLVQRSARKLAAQHSRRRLTRKRGLLDVRKTIAANAAFDGALFHTRWKATRIERPKIVAICDVSGSVSRVARFLLLFLYSLQDVMPKVRSFVFASEMIEVTQLLEQENIELALEEIMQRWGGLSTDYGKALADFQTQVLASIDKKTTVILLGDARNNQGDGRTDIWQKVFRQSKRVLWLNPEQRNSWDSGDSIMSQYSPWCSSVEPCRNLKDIEGIFNRLLKYS
- a CDS encoding GlxA family transcriptional regulator → MPRAKWRVALLIFNGAWASTVYGSLELFHSANLRQPKDRQFHCDLLSADSNPVQLYGGQSIHGDVIIGEDAYDLIMLAHYWGDFEQLTKQYPGIPPWLAEQHANGARIAGINSGIFWAAEAGLLNGGRATTYWRHLREFEQRYPEVQWQANQASVEHAGIYSSNGQNASMDLSMHLLEKFCGPSIAASLARDISFDSRRTYDLNLINIAGFRQHRDVGIHRAQDWLDEYFTQSVELQHLAKKIGMSKRTFIRRFQKATGELPSRYLQRLRVEAAKHRLGNTQDSIKTIGMGVGYRDISSFSKVFKSLTAVTPREFRSRLRPAGTRNISKAD
- a CDS encoding acyl-CoA dehydrogenase family protein, with the translated sequence MDITFSAEELAFRDQVRTFLSENWTQDLATRIRGEDQEFKAAQIEWQNKLNDKGWLAPGWPVEHGGVDWSVTENFIFETERSLAGAPDVVPFGLKMVAPVIYGFGSEEQKKRFLPRILKSEDWWCQGYSEPGAGSDLAALKTKAELDGDDYIVNGAKVWTTYAQYADWIFCLVRTDSSGKRQDGISFLLIDMKSPGITVNKISSIDDHHSLNEVVFDNVRVPVANRIGEQDKGWTYAKALLAHERTSIAAVADSKRRLRDLRKLLSEEITGGRPLIEDTQFQNRLSNTEIELMALEYTELRVLASTADGKGPGVESSLLKVKGTEIQQAIQQMYMDLAGYYSGIIHGEETAESIGHAFGHDARKAYMYGRAATIYGGSNEVQKNITAKYVLGL
- a CDS encoding acyl-CoA dehydrogenase family protein — encoded protein: MNFNLSEEQNMLKDSVARFVQDEYDFESRRSNAAHELGFNPENWQTFAELGWLSIPFDEAHGGFGGGATDVMAVMEEMGKGLVVEPFIATVLTFGGLLNKSGNTALKDTYIEKIIDGSLQGAFGYLERQSRFELADVKTQAKRDGDDFVLNGEKTVVFNGAAADKVVVSARTSGEQCDEEGITLFLIDTDAAGVERTSYRLMDGQLVANIKLTDVRVASDHVLGDVDKAYPIIEAVVGEVIIALCAEAMGIMQKLNTTTIEYTKTRQQFGVAISSFQALQHRMVDMFMAGEQAKSILYRAVCAAESGADDLAKNIAALKVMIGRNGKLIGDEAIQLHGGMGLTDELDVGHYVKRLMIINTTFGDADYQQQKFNRLAYSD